One Buteo buteo chromosome 4, bButBut1.hap1.1, whole genome shotgun sequence DNA segment encodes these proteins:
- the VAX1 gene encoding ventral anterior homeobox 1 — protein MFGKQDKMDVRCSSETEANRVSKNGHKEGKESKGSEGNISTSFLKDQQGTFSASAATEDCNKSKSSSADPDYCRRILVRDAKGSIREIILPKGLDLDRPKRTRTSFTAEQLYRLEMEFQRCQYVVGRERTELARQLNLSETQVKVWFQNRRTKQKKDQGKDSELRSVVSETAATCSVLRLLEQGRLLSPPGLPGLLPPCATGALGSALRGPGLAAGSGPAAAAAAAAPSGGSPHPPAAGSAAGPPPPATLHGAAAAGHGLFGLPVPALLGSVAGRLSSAPLAVAGSLAGNLQELSARYLSSSAFEPYSRTNNKESAEKKALD, from the exons ATGTTTGGGAAACAAGACAAAATGGACGTTAGATGCAGTTCAGAGACTGAAGCTAACCGGGTCTCGAAGAACGGACATAAAGAGggcaaggaaagcaaagggtctgaaggaaatatttctacttcttttttgaAGGATCAGCAAGGGactttttctgcctctgcagCTACGGAAGATTGTAATAAAAGTAAATCTAGTTCGGCTGATCCGGACTATTGCAGGAGGATCCTAGTTAGAG ATGCCAAAGGTTCAATCAGAGAGATTATTCTGCCTAAGGGGCTTGATCTGGACCGTCCCAAGCGGACCCGCACCTCCTTCACGGCCGAGCAGCTCTACCGCCTGGAGATGGAGTTCCAGCGCTGCCAGTACGTCGTGGGGCGGGAGCGCACCGAGCTCGCCCGCCAGCTCAATCTCTCCGAGACTCAG GTCAAAGTCTGGTTCCAGAACCGTCGCACCAAGCAGAAAAAGGACCAGGGCAAAGACTCCGAGCTGCGGTCGGTGGTATCCGAGACGGCCGCCACCTGCAGCGTCCTCCGGTTGCTGGAACAAGGCCGGCTCCTCTccccgccggggctgcccggTCTCCTGCCTCCCTGCGCTACCGGAGCTCTGGGCTCGGCGCTGCGGGGACCCGGCctggcggcgggcagcggccccgcagcggcggcggcggcggcggctcccaGCGGCGGCTCCCCGCACCCGCCGGCCGCCGGTAGCGCGGCGGGTCCCCCCCCGCCGGCAACGCTGCAcggagcggccgccgccgggcacGGGCTCTTCGGGCTGCCGGTACCCGCCCTGCTGGGTTCGGTGGCCGGGAGGCTTTCGTCCGCTCCCCTGGCCGTGGCCGGTTCGCTGGCGGGCAACTTGCAAGAACTGTCGGCCCGCTACCTGAGCTCGTCCGCCTTCGAGCCCTACTCCCGGACCAACAATAAAGAAAGCGCTGAGAAAAAAGCACTGGACTGA